A stretch of Macadamia integrifolia cultivar HAES 741 chromosome 7, SCU_Mint_v3, whole genome shotgun sequence DNA encodes these proteins:
- the LOC122084322 gene encoding uncharacterized protein LOC122084322, whose amino-acid sequence MDWVSWLSKTELHPSLVHKYSLAFAHNELEEEDIAYFDHEFLQSIGITIAKHRLEILKLAKKEKVGKPPPVSRVIAAIKKTKRCLSNYIHTLVHGDESALIVFQKANNSKRWREAMLKRNKRLMMLKQGRSLMVSNGSPKVAGPPNGCGGSPVASQLHNNNEKVADDGDAYWSTAVEEFKWDSMFQDLKPT is encoded by the coding sequence ATGGACTGGGTCTCCTGGTTATCCAAAACTGAGCTCCACCCCTCCCTTGTGCACAAATACAGCCTTGCCTTTGCACACAATGAGCTTGAGGAGGAAGATATAGCTTACTTTGACCATGAATTCCTCCAGAGTATAGGCATAACCATAGCCAAGCACAGGTTAGAGATACTCAAGCTTGCTAAGAAGGAGAAAGTTGGAAAGCCACCTCCTGTTTCCAGGGTTATAGCTGCAATCAAGAAAACCAAGAGATGTCTCTCCAATTATATCCACACATTGGTTCATGGTGATGAGTCTGCTCTCATTGTTTTCCAGAAGGCTAATAATAGTAAGCGTTGGAGGGAAGCCATGTTGAAGAGGAATAAGAGGTTGATGATGCTCAAACAAGGGAGGTCATTGATGGTCTCAAATGGAAGTCCAAAAGTTGCAGGACCTCCCAATGGCTGTGGGGGAAGTCCAGTGGCTTCCCAACTCCACAACAACAACGAAAAAGTCGCCGACGACGGTGATGCATATTGGTCTACTGCTGTTGAAGAGTTCAAGTGGGATTCTATGTTTCAGGATTTGAAACCAACATGA